The Patescibacteria group bacterium genomic interval CTTTCGTTATATCTCCGTCCGGTGTTTCTCCAAAATTAGCTTCGTAAGTCATCTGTGCGTATTTGTCCCATTCAGAAGTATAAACACATTCTAAACCATGAGATTCGAGTGCGTATCTAAAACCACCTATCCCAGCGAATAAGTCTATAAATTTTGCTTTTTTAATATCGAATTTCTTTTTTAGCATAATGATTGATGATGAATTTTTAATCAGTCTGTGACTAATTAATTTATTTCCATACTTTCATAAAATATAAATTTATTCCGGTATATACTCCTGATGGCCACAACGACAAGCTGTGCCATCATTTGTTGCCATACTAAAGTACGACCGTTTTGAAACGATAATAAAGTCCTCAAAATTGGGATGGAATGATAAAACCTGCGAGTCTGCTTGTAATGACCTTATAAGCTTTCGGTCCGCTTCATCCGGAGTCGGATCAATAGAACCCGGGTGGTTCATAAGCAGAATAAACTTCTTGGCCAAAAATAGAGAGAAGTAATGCCAAAGCATTTGAGTATCGAAATTCTTGGGAGATGACCCGAGGAAAACTTGATGACCAAGGAATAAATTTTTGTCATCAAGATAAATTCCAATAATCTTGGAAACATTTTCATTCTCCAAGTCTTTAAGAAATTTATATAAGTCTTCCGGATCACGAACCTGACCCTGAATAGGTAGCTCGACATCAGTCTCAACGATTTCAAATTTCTTTAAATATCGTTTACCTTCCTGATGTATATTTTCCTCTTTTTTATCTTCTTGTTTTTTCATAGCGATTTCCTGTTAAAATTTATATTTTTACATATCTCGTACCACGGCCACGCCCGACACGCTTGACCTTTCCGAGCTCAACCAGACGATCCAATGCTTGGCGAACCGTACCGAGGGCAATGTCTGTTGCCTTTACGATTTCGCCGGGAGCCGCCTCGCCGACACTTGAGATATGCTTCCAGACCTCGAATTGTTTTGGTGAAAGAGTATCTTCCACCTTTTCCTCTTCGAGATATGATAATGCCTTTGTCGCTTGTTCTCTAACAGCCGAAAGAAAGAAATTCAACCAAGGAGAGATTGTGTCGTGATCAGTCTTGAAAGTCTCTTGTGATTTTCGTAGAGAGATATAATATTCATCTTTTCTGCGTTCAACTATCTGCTCGTGAGAAACATACTGAATGAATTGATATCCTGACTGCAAAAGCAATAGATTTGTAAGGACACGAGAAAGACGACCATTACCATCTTCGAATGGGTGGATCTTCAAAAATTCAACGACAAAGTTTGCGATAATCAAAAGATTGTGAAAACGATTCTTCTCAAAAGCATCGTTTGTCCATTCGACAAGTTCTTGCATTTCTTTGCCAGTAAGAAAAGCCGGTGTGGTTTCAAACATTATTTGAGCAATGTTTCCGTCCGGTCCAAGAACACCAACAGTGTTCTCTTTCTTTTTATATCCACCACGATGAGTATCATCTTTGTGTGAATATTTAAGAAGCTGATTGTGGAGTGAAGTGATCAAGCTTTCTCTTAATGGCAGACTTTGATAACTGTCAAAAACATTCTGAAGTGTTTCCAAATATCCCTGAACCTCTTGAGAGTCACGATCGGCGAATTTTGAGACAGCAAGACCTCTCATAACTTTCTCGACTTCTTCATCGGTCAATCGAGCACCCTCAATACGAGTAGAAGCACCAGCTGAAGTGATCAGTGTAGATTTTTTGAGATTAGTAATAGCTTGAGGAGTCATTCGCAAGCCAGATTTAAATTCACCTCGAATTCCATCAATCTCGGCCAAAAGAGCCACGATTTGTGGATCGGGATTTTTTATGCGATGGTCAAATTTGTTGAAAATGTCGTCCATATTTATAGTTTTGATTAATAATTTAACGCTATAAGTTATATAGTGGATTATAACGGATTACAGCCGTAAATACAAGTCCTGCAAACTGTGGGTAACATTTGCCCATATTCCAAGACATTCTGCCAATTATTGGTTTTTCCTGCTAAAATAGGCAAACAACTGAATAAGGCCTAAACCCGAATCAGGGCATGGTCACAAAACCATCCAAGAGAGCCTCGCAAAGGACTTTTTGCGTTTGTGTACGCAAGGATGGTTTGCGAGGTTTTTTTAATCGTGTAACCAAAACCAATACTGATTTTTTAGACCTTCCGAAAGTTGGTGGGCGTTGGCATGGGAGAGCACACCCAGATATGATCGCAAAGATTGCGAAAGAGCATCCTCGCTGATTGTTCCGCTTCTGAACATGGCGACGCGTTCTTTTAGTTTGCGAAATATCCTACGCTTCGTTCTGGCTCTCACGAGGCGGTGGTATGGCAAAGCGACATATCCCAAAAAGTCGACGCCCTGATGACACGCCCGGATCGATACCTTATTGGGATGGAGCGATAATTGTAACTTCTTATCCAAAAAGTCCTTAATTGGATTAAGGATGTTTTCGAGATACGCTCTGTCGGTCGAAACAATAACGAAGTCGTCGGTGTATCGAGCATAATTAATAACCTTAAGTTTGTGCTTCACGAATTGATCAAATTCATTCATGTACACATTTGCGAAAAGTTGCGAGGTTAAATTGCCTATAGGTAAACCCTGTCTATCAAACAAATTGGTCTGGCTGGCTGAGTAACTTTCCACAACTCTGTTTAAAAGCCACATAGTATCTTGGTCAGTTATTTTCCTGCCGAGAATATTCAGTAAGGTGCGATGGTCGATGCTATCAAAAAATTTTCTCACATCGCACTTCAATGCAAAACACGGTCTGGTAAAATTTTGACTTTCACTTCGAATCATCCGCTCAACGGCTAAAACTCCTTTATGTGTTCCTTTGCCTATTCGACATGAAAATGAATTGGCTATAAAAGTTTTGTCGTAAAGCGGATTAAGAATGCGAAAAATAGCGTGATGCAAAATACGATCACGCACCGAAGCTTTGTGGACATGCCTGACTTTCGGATCGTAAATATAAAATCCGGAGTATGGGGAATGAACATACCTTTTGCCCTTTAAATCACGGAAAAGAGCAAACAAATTCGGCTCAAGGTTGAATTCAAATTCTTGAACATCCGCCCTCTTGCGTTTGTCGCTTTTGAATTCTTCCCATGAAGTAAAAATGTTAGGGATTGAAATTATCTTCTCGAATAAATTAGTATAAACCTTCATAAATTAAATTAAAACTATGAATGACTTTGATATTCCCATTTTTAAGAAAAGCTATGACTTATACAAAACATTCAATGAGTATCGCAAACTCGTTCCCAAACAAGACCGCTTCACGGTTTTTGAAAAGTCTGAATATGCGATTTTGGATGTTTTGGAAAGCATAATGAAAGCGAGTGGAGAACAGAAAAAAGAAAAACTGCCAACACTTGAAAAGGCCAGCCTCAAACTTAACATGCTGAGAGTCTTCATTCGACTAATGAAAGACACAAAAACGATAGACGCTAAAAAATATATGATACTTGAAAGCGTAATCGATGAGATTGGCAGAATGTTGGGAGGATGGATTCGCTCGGTTAAAGCCGAGTAGAGTAAGAGAAAGGGTACCCGTGAGGGTACCCTTTCTTAAAAAAGAGGAGTGACTTCGAGACAAGACCGGAAGCCGAACCGTAGTTGTCGTTGGCATTGTCGACCCAGTTCGTGTCGAACTTGACCTTGCCGTCGTCGAACTTGAAGTACGGAGACTTCGAGAAGTCGCCATCGGCATCCGGAATTTTGCTTTTGTCCGTCCTTGTCACCAGACCTCGAGCTTTACTTCCCGTTGGCAACGGAACTATATGCTCTCAATCCTGAATTTGATTCGACGGTATCCTGTATGGGAATCCGTACTGAACAAAAGCAAGCAGTATCTCCTCAATGCAACACACTCTTGGAAACCGTGATCCCCAAGACTCCGGTTGTTTATCTCTTGATGAGAGAGTTCGGCGACGGCAATCCTTAAACGGCCGTGCATTAGCCTATGCTCAATGCTATTATACCCTAAAATCAGGTAGCATTAAAACGCTTGACAAAACCGTTGATATTTGCTATACTGACATGAAGTTAAATGTTCTTTTAAAAAGGCTAAATATAGCGATTTTGTGAGGTTAGCGTATTGGATATAAGTCATTTTTGTATCCAGCACGCTCGCCTCACAAAGAGGCAAGACGCTGACCGGAGCGACTCCGGGAATTCAAAAAAGAAGGAGGATGACGATGAAAACATCGATCACCAGCATCACCGAAGGACAGAAAAAGCAGTACTTCAGGTTCGTCGAGGACGCCGCTGAGCGTGCGCTCAAAGAAACGGGTCTCGACAAAGACGGGCTTCAGAAGCTCATCGAAAACGGCGACGAATTCCAGGCAAGGATCGTGACGGCCGTCCGTGAACTCTCCGTGAGCAACCAGTTCGCAGACGAGGAAACGGAATCCAACTACGGCTACCTCTCCGGCTACAAGCCCAAGGGAATCACCGAGCAGACCAACCGGTTGCGCGAGTTGTTCCCCGGGATTGGCTACGCCGATGAGAAGCTGGCCGAGCAGGATCTTCCCCTGAACGCCGAAGGATGGTTCGCCATTCCGAGGTGGGAGAAGATCGCCCCGACATACGGCGAAGCCGTGCAGAAGGTGCTCGACCTGATCAAGCAGACCCGAAACGGTGCGTTCTACAACTACCGTGAAGGCCAGCTCGGTCCGCAGTATCTCCGTCAGTCGACGAAGGCCAGCAAGGCGTTCCAGAAGCTCGGTGACGAGCAGAAGGATCACGACATTCTCGTCGTTTCGGCTCAGTTCGGTCTCCGTCACAGGGGCCGTTCGGTTCGCCGGGCACGCGAAGTCATGAACGCCAGCGAGTTCGGTCTCGGGGCTTTCGCCATCGGGATCATGATCCTGACGCATCCGGAACGGCTCCAGCACTATGACGATCTCTGGATCGACTGTGCCGGGGACGAGTTCTCACCGGGTGCCGATGGCGACTTCTCGGAGTCTCCGTGCTTCAGGTTCGTCGGCGGCGAGGTCCGGTTCGGCGCGCGCTGGGTCGACCGTGCCAACGGCCACTACGGTTCGGCTTCCGGTCTTGTCTCGCAGTAGTGATCCTTGAGTGCTTGAATTCTTGGGTCTTTTGACTCCTTGTCATTTGATCCTTGAATCTCCGCCGAAGGCGGTCGCTACAAAATTCCAAAGGGGTTATTCACAGCAATGCGGATAACCCCTTCTTCATTTCTGGAAATAAATTCAGTCTGGTATTTTTCCCCATTTTATATTAAAATAATAAGTGACAATTTAATCGCCTAAACTTATCGCAATGCGGTAGGCATGGCAAAAATCCATCCAAGATATAGAACCCGTCATCAGGGATCCTTGGATGGTCGTATGGGGAAACTCGTGCGTTGAGACCGAAAGGTTTCTACTCTTGGTGGCGGGCTTTATGTAAAATGATCCCCGATCGAGAGTAAATAAATTATGCACAGTTAAAACTATTGCATGCATTTTTGAAAAGTAGTATTATGTAATTAACAACTAAATAGAGTTATGCCTTACGAGGCATCCTGAAAGGAATTCCAAGTTTAAGAGCTTGCGATTAATTATCACATTTTGTGGTAGTCGATCGCGAGCTCTTTTTGTTTGTTACCAGCTCTCTGTCACGCCCGTAACGGTCGACATCCAATCTTGTTAATCGACCTCACACTGCCCGAGCTCAAGGGTTCGGGTAATAAAAAAATATACAAGGGATGTGGGCGTGGTAGAGATTTGAGATTTAAAAAATATATGTTTAGCAAATTTCAAGCATTGCCGAGTTACTTCGGCGGAAAAAGAAAACTGGTCAAGTACATTTTCAAACCGATTAAAAAAACGGAGGGAATTTTTATTGATGCATTCTTGGGAGGCGGATCAGTGAGTCTCTACGCCAAAGCCAAAGGATACAAAGTCATTGCCAACGACATTGCATTCCGGTCACTTATTATCGGCAAGGCCATCATCGGCAATAATTCCGTAAAACTCGAATCCGAGGATTTGGCCAGACTATTTTTTGAAACTAAACATGACAGCTTTATAAAGAAAAACTATTGCCCGAAAGTATTCACGAGCAAGATATCCGACTTTTTAGATAACGCCTTCGCTTCCGCCAACAAAGTAGAAAATGATACTAAACGATACCTTTTGTTGCATTTATTGATTAAGTTTATTCTCTCATGCCGACAGTTTGGCAAATTTACTCACACCCGGGACACACTGGACTTGGAAGCCAGAAAATGGGAGTGGCCTCTTCGGTCCAAGTCGCATGCACCGAAAAACTTGCGAATGATCCAAAATCCGATGATGACTTTGGAAAAATTAAAAGACGAAATTAATCATGGAATCTTTGACAACCATCAAGACAACGAAATACACCAAAAAGATGTTTTTGATTTTCTTAAAACTGTTCAAGGTGATGTTGTTTATTTTGATCCTCCTTACCCCGGCTCTTCTGCCTACGAAGTTGAGTACGGCATTTTAGATAACATCCTCGCTAACAAAAAGCTGGATAACAAAGCAAGTGGCTTCTCCAATAATGATGCCGATGAATTTTTGGAAAAAATGCTGGAGTCGGCAAAACATATTCCGCAATGGGTCATCTCGCTTGGACAAAATAAAGAGGATGTGGGGATGAAGCCGGAAAAGCTTTTGGCGATGGTGCAGAAACATCGCAAAGCCGAAGTGCAGATGATGGAACACAAATGGAGTGTGGCCAATGCCGGAGGTCGAAACCAAAGCAACAACATCGAATACATGATCGTAACTTTATGAAAAAAGAAAAAACCGAAATAAAAATAGTGAAAATAAAAGAGTGCGTTCCGAACTCTTGGAATCCAAACGAGATGAACGCTCGGCAATTCGCATCTCTTAAAAAAGCCCTGACCAAGTACGGACAAACCAAACCGATACAAGTGGGAGTCTGGCCGAACATGAAAGTAAAAGACGGCTATGTGATCGTGGGAGGATATCACACTTGGAAAGTGCTCAGTGAAATTGGCGAAACTGAAATTGAAGCCAATATCCACAATTTCAAAAATGAGGACGAAGCCAAGCTTTATGGACTGACCGATAACATTCACGGTTCAAACCAACAGATAAAACTCGGCAAGTTAGCCTACGAGCTGACCCAAAACGGATACTCAATCAAAGACATTGCCTCGAATCTTGGTGAGGAGGACATCAATGTTAAAGATGCTCTCGACTTAGTGAAAGAGGAAATAGAAAAGAAAATGATTGAGCTTAAAAAAGCCGAGCGAGAAAATACCATCATGCTGAACTTTATCGTGGACAAAGACCCCGAAGCATCAGCCGATGAATTTATAAAAGCCGTGACTGCATTTGCCAAAGCAAAAGGCGTAAAGGTCGAGAAAGCAGTCAAAGATATTAATAAGCAAAGAGAGACCATTGCCCTTGTGAGTTTTAATGTCACCAATCCGCAAAAGGGCGTGATCGATGAAGCGTTAAATACACTGTCAAAAGAAACAAAAGTAACTGAGAGTGAGGCGATCGCTGAAATTTGTAGCCGATTTATAAATACACCAAACGGCAACATTCAGAAACAAGATACAACAAAATGAACAAAAAAGCTGACATCAAGAATGCAAAGTATCAAGAAGCGATTCGCCTTAAATACAACGGCGAGTCTTATCCTGTTATTGCCCGAAAGATTAAAACCCCAGTCTCAACAGTCGAAAAATGGTTTGCTTTCGGTGGTTTGCTTAAAGACGAATACGAAACTTATAGAGATACCCAAAATGAAGTCAAAAAAAGCCAAGCCGAATGGATCATGCACAAGAGCGTTGAGACCGCCGCCTCAATGCTTGTCGCCCTTATGGGCAGTGCCGATGACAATGTAAAATTTCGCGCGTGCAAAGAGATACTCGACCGTGAACTGGGAAGTCCCAAGGAAACGATCGAACACAAAGGATTATATGGAACAGGCCTAAGTTATGAACAAATACTCAAAAAAGCCAGAGAGAGACCACCCGACGGTTAAAACGCTGGTGGATTTCGTGAATCTTTTCGACGCTGATCCGAGAGATTTTATTGAGGAGTGCCTGTTCATAAAGACCAAAGATCAGCAGACTGTTCCTTTAAATTTTAATACCGCTCAAGCCCTGTTTTATAAGAAAATAAAACAGTTAAAAGCCCAAAAGAGACCAATCAGAATGATAATTCTTAAAGCCAGACAAGAGGGTGTGTCCACGCTTTGCGAGGGTCTTATATTCGAGCGAACGGCGAGGTTCGAAAACACCAATTCGTTGATTGTCGCCCACGAACCCGAATCAACCGATGCGATATTCTCAATGAGTAAACTGTTCTACGACCTCCTGCCGTTTGATGTTAAGCCAATGCGACGGTACGACAACAAAAAGCAGATGGTCTTTGAGAACCCAGATGAGAAAGGCCGAACGAGTAATCCCGGACTGCGAAGTCGAATGGTTATTGCCACGGCCGACAAGATAAAAATCGGTAGAGGTCTAACCATCCATAACTTCCACGGTTCTGAAGTAGCATTCTGGAAAAACGCCAAAGCTTTAATGTTATCAGTCATGCAATCAATTCCGAACTTACCCAACACCTCTGTCTTTCTGGAATCAACTGCCAACGGTTTCGGTGGTGACGGTGAATACTTCTACCAGATCGTACAAGATGCTCTGGCCGGAAAGAACGAATTTGAACTGGTATTCCTTCCGTGGCACCTGATGACCGAATACAGTCAACCTTTTGCAAGTGATGCCGATAAAAAGAAGTTTGCCGAAACGCTGGACGAATACGAGAAAGACTTGCGAGCAAAAGAAAACCTGACCTATGAGCAACTAAAATGGCGTAGATGGGCAATCCAAAACCTCTGCGGTGGCGATACTGACAAATTCAAACAAGAATATCCAGCTACCATCGAGGAATCATTCGTTGCCTCAAGTAAAGCCGTGATCCCAAAGCAGTACATCGAAGCCCAAAGCAAATTCACAAGGCAACCGATAAGAAAGCTTGATGACATCCTGATATACGAGGAACCGAATTCAAGACACTTCTACAGCTTAGGGGCCGATCCGTCCGAGGGCATAGGACAAGATGACTCGGCGATCACGGTGATAGACAAGATGACCGGACGAGAAGTCGGAAGTTACATCGGACAGATACAACCGGACTTATTTGCTAAGAAAATCAGACTATCAGCCGAACTGTTCAACAATGCTCTAGCTGTAATCGAAATAAACAATCACGGGCTGGCGGTAATCAATGCTCTCAAGGGTGAATACACGAATATCTATCAACGGACAGTATTCGATAAAGCTAACAACACCAAGAGAAAAGAACTGGGCTGGAAAACCACTCAAACCACCAAACCTTTAATGGTCGATGACTTCATAGCCGGTCTGCGTGACGAGGATATCGGATTATCAAGCAAAACAACTGTAAGCCAAATGATGACATTCGTTCACACCAGTGAAAGCAACAGGTACGGCATGGGAGCGGAAACCGGACAGAAAGACGACTGTCTCATCTCGGCAATGCTCGCATGGCAAGGACTGAAAGAACTGCCGAGCGAGATGCCAAACCAACGCAAAGGTCGTTCAATAAAACTTTACTAAATATGGCAAACACAAAAGAACTACAAAAATTTAATAGCGAGTACGATGAAGCCAAGAAAAACTTCTTGTACTATTACAAACCCGAATTTGATCGTGGTTATAAGCTGTTCTCCTCTTTCAACGGCGATCGTGCCGAACAGTTAGAGAGAACCAATGACGGCGAGGTTTGGCAATCAAATGTTTTTATTCCTCAAGTTTTTTCATACATCAAAACCTTTTTACAAAAGAGTGTCGGCATAACACCCGACTTCAAGCTCGAGGGCAAAAACAATGAAGCTTTAAAAGACCTGATACTGTGGCTCTGGGAGGTTGGCATGAGTGACGACCTGATTGATTACTTCCTGCAAGTATTCATCTGCGGAACCACCATTGGCAAAGACTTCCTCAGAAAAGAGACCAAGAAAAAGAGACAGAAAGAAGTTGGCATAGTGGATAAAATCAAAAAGCTTATTTTCAAGACTGCAACATCTAAGATTGTATTCAGACCAGACTTTGATCCGGTAGATATTTATAACTTCTACCCACATCCAAGAATGAAAAAGATTGCCGATCCATTCCCAGTGTTTCATCGCTATGTGCTGACATTGGACGAAATGAAAGCCCAATACCCCGATATCAACGATAGCGTCTGGAAACAATTCCTAAACAACGAGGGTGAAGTAGTGAAGTCCGGAGGCGATACCACCGACTATGCCTATGTACGAAAAGAAGTCCTGATCCAACTTAGAAAAAGTATTCGAGAAACCACCAAGGCCTCAAGTCCAATCGAGGGTAACCCAAACAATCCCGTACAGATGCCGACCACCAGTGATAAATTATTTGAAGTGGTAGAACGCTGGATTGACGATCGATTTACTGTGTTTCTGCCAATGGAAGGCACTCCAGTAGAGATAAAGGATGGTGACAATCCATATGATCATGAACAGAAACCTTATTCCCGAACAGGCTTCTTCCCAAGACCATTCTCATTTTACTGGCTCGGCATTCCTAAGCTTGTTGACCACTTGCAAGAGCTTTTGAATTCCATAACCAATCAGAGAGTAGATGCCGTGACTATGAAAATACACAGCATGATTGCGGCCGCACCGGTGGCTCTGCCCGGATACAAACAATCAACCATTACAGTGAAGCCTCTAGGAATCTTATGGACTAACGATCCGAACTCGGTCCGAGAACTTAAATTCGGTGATGTTAATTCGTCAGCTTTTGTTGAACCAGATCACATCAAAGAAGCCATGAGAATTGCTGTCGGAATAGATGAATTCACCACTACGGCTGGTGCAGATAGAAAAGAGACAGCCACCGTTGCCTCGTTCATGCGAGAAGCAACCCTTGAGGGCGTGAAGTTATTTCTGATAATGCTTCGAGGTTCTTACATCATGCATTTTGACCACTGGATAAGCATGATCAAGCAATTCTGGACAAAGAAGTCCGTAATGCCCGATAAGGCCATAGCAATTTTGACCAGACACGGACTTATAACCGAAGCCGATGAAAGTGTAAACGGACTCTTTGACGATGAGTACGAAATGTCGCTGGAATCAACATCGTCTCTTGCTTCTTCGTCCGAACTAAAGAAATCAAAAGACTTGGAACTCTGGGGACTTATAAAAGATGTAAACGAATTAATCGATGCTGAGACCGGAACCGTGTACTCGATAAAGAAGTTTAAGGTGCTGATGAAATTATTTGAGGACTACGGCTGGGAGCCAACCAACTACATCACCGAACAGAAACAACCGGTCCCAATACCAACCGATCAAGGAATGCCGAGTCCTGCCGGTGAAGCACCAGCGATATCACCTGATGTTCCACCTCTTGCCGGAAACCAACTAGGTGCGATATTAGGCAATGCAGTAAAACAATAAATCTATGAATGAGAAAATAAACAAACAAACTGAGGAAACGATAAGCAACTTTTTTGAGACAAAGTATTTTGAAGCGTTGTCCGAGCTTATAGCCGAGGAATTAGAAATAACCAAGACTTGGCTATTAAACAAGGGACTGCCCAATGACGATCTTCGGTATTATCAAGGTCGAGCCGAGGGACTGGGAGTAATCCTCCTTCGGATTAAAACCATTCACGATGAACATATGAAAACACAAACATAACAACCAACAACCCAAAGGAAATCGCCAAAATTTTGAGGGGTTCAGCTGGCCTCTTAAGATGGGATTTCTGGCGATTTCCACATCTTGAGAAGCCAACCGAGCCTCCGCAAAGGGGCTCGGTTTTATTAAACAGTGGACGCTTTGAAAGTCTTTCGTGAGGTCAGACTTAAAAAGAACAATCCACAATTAATACGCCTATGGAAAAACCAAACAATGCCGGCGCCGATCCAAACCCAACACCGTCTTTTGACGATACGGTCGGAAAGGAACAACCGGTCAATGCAGTTCCGTCGGGCACTCCGAGCGGAGACCAACCTGACAAAAACAAACCAGACGCTAAGGGTGAACAGCTCAAAGACCAATCTGGCGTAACGCCTGCCGATAAAGGCGAAAGTCCCGAGGGTAAACAACCCGAGGGCGACAAGTCCTTCTGGGGCAAGTTTAAGAGTGAGGAGGATGCTAAACACTCCTATGACGAAGCCCAGACCAAGATTATCGAGCAAGGCACAGAGATAAACGATCTCAAAACTGCCACCGAGAAAAACGATCAGTTTCTCTCGATACTCGACAAGGCATTGGTCAAAAATCCGCAACTGGCGGAACAGCTGAAAGCGAGTCTCGCCGAAGCCATGAAAGCCAGCGATGCAGAGCCTAAGGATGAGCCCGATATTGAAGCTATCCTCGATAAGAAACTTGAGGAACGAGAGACAAAAGCAAAGACGAAAGCCGAGATCGATAAATGGATCGGTGAACATGAGGACTTTAAGGAACCCGAGCTGGGTCACCAAGTGCTCGACATCATCGAAAAAGAAAAGCTTCCGTTTAATGCCAGAACTCTCCAGCTGGCCTACGATTCCATAACCAAAGATTCGCAGGCTAAGAAAGTGGCCGATGAAGCTCTCAAGAAAGAGGAAGTGAAAAATCTCGAGCGTGAGAATGCATCCGGTGTCGGAGGCGGTACACCAACCGCTAAAGGCCAAACGCCTAAAGATAGTCCCTTTGATGATCTTGTGGGCGAAAGTATCAACCCAAACAAAGTCAGGTGACACTTATAAGATTTGAGGTCTCGTAAGCGGTTACCGGCTTTCTAACATAAAACAAACTTATGCCTGAACCAACCCATCTCATCGGAACGAGGAACACGCTGACGATTGAACAATCACAGCGTATTCCCGATGTCGATGACAAAATTTTTCTCCTTGAACCAGGCGAATCACCGCTCACTGCTTTCTTGACCCAAATCGGAAAGATTGGCGACGGTGGTGGCAAATTCAAGGGCATGGCTCTCCAAAAAAGAGTCGTGTACAACCCAGAGTTTACTGAATATGAGGATCAGTACTCTGGCGTCTGGGCTCGAATCAACAACGGCGGTGGCTACATAGCCGGTGCTACCGACATTGTCGTTGATAGTCCCGGTGCATCAATTTTCTCCAAGTTCGACCTGATTAAAAACACTCGAACTGGTGAAATCATGCGTGTCACCACTATCAACTATTCCACGAACACACTCACCGTATCTCGTGGAGCCGGTGCCACTGCGGCGGCCGCCATCAATGATGACGACTGGCTGTTAGTCATCGGT includes:
- a CDS encoding Fic family protein produces the protein MDDIFNKFDHRIKNPDPQIVALLAEIDGIRGEFKSGLRMTPQAITNLKKSTLITSAGASTRIEGARLTDEEVEKVMRGLAVSKFADRDSQEVQGYLETLQNVFDSYQSLPLRESLITSLHNQLLKYSHKDDTHRGGYKKKENTVGVLGPDGNIAQIMFETTPAFLTGKEMQELVEWTNDAFEKNRFHNLLIIANFVVEFLKIHPFEDGNGRLSRVLTNLLLLQSGYQFIQYVSHEQIVERRKDEYYISLRKSQETFKTDHDTISPWLNFFLSAVREQATKALSYLEEEKVEDTLSPKQFEVWKHISSVGEAAPGEIVKATDIALGTVRQALDRLVELGKVKRVGRGRGTRYVKI
- a CDS encoding reverse transcriptase/maturase family protein; this translates as MKVYTNLFEKIISIPNIFTSWEEFKSDKRKRADVQEFEFNLEPNLFALFRDLKGKRYVHSPYSGFYIYDPKVRHVHKASVRDRILHHAIFRILNPLYDKTFIANSFSCRIGKGTHKGVLAVERMIRSESQNFTRPCFALKCDVRKFFDSIDHRTLLNILGRKITDQDTMWLLNRVVESYSASQTNLFDRQGLPIGNLTSQLFANVYMNEFDQFVKHKLKVINYARYTDDFVIVSTDRAYLENILNPIKDFLDKKLQLSLHPNKVSIRACHQGVDFLGYVALPYHRLVRARTKRRIFRKLKERVAMFRSGTISEDALSQSLRSYLGVLSHANAHQLSEGLKNQYWFWLHD
- the avd gene encoding diversity-generating retroelement protein Avd, producing the protein MNDFDIPIFKKSYDLYKTFNEYRKLVPKQDRFTVFEKSEYAILDVLESIMKASGEQKKEKLPTLEKASLKLNMLRVFIRLMKDTKTIDAKKYMILESVIDEIGRMLGGWIRSVKAE
- a CDS encoding ParB/RepB/Spo0J family partition protein, whose amino-acid sequence is MKKEKTEIKIVKIKECVPNSWNPNEMNARQFASLKKALTKYGQTKPIQVGVWPNMKVKDGYVIVGGYHTWKVLSEIGETEIEANIHNFKNEDEAKLYGLTDNIHGSNQQIKLGKLAYELTQNGYSIKDIASNLGEEDINVKDALDLVKEEIEKKMIELKKAERENTIMLNFIVDKDPEASADEFIKAVTAFAKAKGVKVEKAVKDINKQRETIALVSFNVTNPQKGVIDEALNTLSKETKVTESEAIAEICSRFINTPNGNIQKQDTTK
- a CDS encoding DNA adenine methylase, producing the protein MFSKFQALPSYFGGKRKLVKYIFKPIKKTEGIFIDAFLGGGSVSLYAKAKGYKVIANDIAFRSLIIGKAIIGNNSVKLESEDLARLFFETKHDSFIKKNYCPKVFTSKISDFLDNAFASANKVENDTKRYLLLHLLIKFILSCRQFGKFTHTRDTLDLEARKWEWPLRSKSHAPKNLRMIQNPMMTLEKLKDEINHGIFDNHQDNEIHQKDVFDFLKTVQGDVVYFDPPYPGSSAYEVEYGILDNILANKKLDNKASGFSNNDADEFLEKMLESAKHIPQWVISLGQNKEDVGMKPEKLLAMVQKHRKAEVQMMEHKWSVANAGGRNQSNNIEYMIVTL
- a CDS encoding JAB domain-containing protein — translated: MKKQEDKKEENIHQEGKRYLKKFEIVETDVELPIQGQVRDPEDLYKFLKDLENENVSKIIGIYLDDKNLFLGHQVFLGSSPKNFDTQMLWHYFSLFLAKKFILLMNHPGSIDPTPDEADRKLIRSLQADSQVLSFHPNFEDFIIVSKRSYFSMATNDGTACRCGHQEYIPE